The proteins below come from a single Chryseobacterium nepalense genomic window:
- a CDS encoding 2-hydroxyacid dehydrogenase: MSHLSILMGLFFGGLFFDEISASKKNQYITMKVFINKQIPEIGIHMLKDAGFEIFIPDHDNLSREEWIGYCQSHDMILSVGTEFKFDKDFFNECPNLKAIALYSVGFDHVDIQEADRRKIPVGNTPDVLSKATSDIAFLLMQSVARRASYNYEKVKSGNWGDFDPLHALGQELYGKTLGIFGLGRIGYEMAKKSKAAFDMDIIYHNRHRNEEAETELDAKYVSFEELISQSDVLSIHANFKPEQTELFNASVFEKMKENAIFINTARGGFHNQKDLYAALTEHKIWGAGLDVTNPEPIYKDDPILELSNVCVLPHIGSATVEARNGMAKIAAENLIAVSKGEKMPAAANPEIYSER; the protein is encoded by the coding sequence GTGTCTCATTTATCAATTTTAATGGGACTTTTCTTTGGTGGTTTGTTTTTTGATGAAATATCAGCATCTAAAAAAAATCAATACATTACAATGAAGGTATTTATCAATAAACAAATTCCGGAAATAGGGATTCATATGTTAAAGGATGCGGGTTTTGAAATTTTTATTCCTGACCACGATAATCTATCAAGAGAAGAATGGATAGGGTATTGCCAGAGTCACGATATGATTTTAAGTGTTGGAACTGAATTCAAATTTGACAAAGACTTTTTCAATGAATGTCCGAATTTGAAAGCAATTGCTTTATATTCAGTAGGTTTCGATCATGTTGATATTCAGGAAGCAGACCGCAGAAAAATTCCGGTAGGAAATACACCTGATGTCTTAAGTAAAGCGACTTCGGATATTGCATTTCTTCTCATGCAATCGGTGGCAAGAAGGGCAAGTTACAATTATGAAAAGGTAAAATCAGGAAACTGGGGAGATTTTGATCCGCTTCATGCACTTGGTCAGGAGCTCTACGGAAAGACACTGGGAATTTTCGGATTGGGAAGAATCGGTTATGAAATGGCTAAAAAATCAAAGGCAGCTTTTGATATGGACATTATATATCACAATCGTCACAGAAATGAAGAAGCTGAAACTGAACTGGATGCAAAATATGTTTCCTTCGAAGAACTCATCTCACAGTCGGATGTACTAAGTATTCATGCGAATTTTAAACCCGAACAGACGGAACTTTTCAATGCATCGGTTTTTGAGAAAATGAAAGAGAATGCCATTTTTATCAATACCGCAAGGGGAGGATTTCACAATCAAAAAGACCTCTATGCAGCGCTTACAGAACATAAAATTTGGGGAGCCGGACTTGATGTAACCAATCCGGAGCCTATATACAAAGATGATCCGATTTTGGAACTGTCAAACGTTTGTGTTCTCCCGCATATCGGTTCGGCAACAGTTGAAGCGAGAAACGGAATGGCAAAAATAGCGGCAGAAAATCTCATTGCCGTTTCAAAAGGTGAAAAAATGCCTGCTGCGGCCAATCCTGAAATTTATTCAGAAAGATAG
- a CDS encoding T9SS type B sorting domain-containing protein yields the protein MLKYLQILFVSISVFTFSQVPVNVKVKDNAGNESFNVTCNNNLDPNGCIALSVEYPVLRQTASYQVSQEPYSPAIPINQGTSLNANYDDLFAAKLDLPFKFCFYNQYFQSLVIGSNGMVTFDLAQLGNINYPNVQWANPSPNLPKNSIFGVYHDMVFSAGDASEIYYSTIGTAPYRKFVINFFEGRVSGCTDRSSSQIVLHETTNIIEVFVEKKPTPCPTRKFENALIGVLNSDGTQGASPANRNTGVWQALQEGWKFSPLGNVIEPEVTWTNSAGQSVGTGVQTTVCPTQNDTFTANVKFNICGNSDLILTDDFPVTFDPTYPIAKNYTQNFCGNTSVNLTLSSFQGNLTTQNPAGFQFSFHTSQQDAQNNVNPLPNNYTLTANTVLYVRIQNPAAPSCFRIAVLTLNLISKSLLKNTIEICDTNNDGIESNYDVASFNTELFPPGTTGISYYLSQSDAQNNTNALVAVNITAATNLWIRLQEANCTYILGPVNFQLSPGVNLNNPVNFTYTVCDINADNQEPFNYSTVIGPLITTQTGVVFEAYNTYNEAFTGTGTVLNTIKSGIYTIFIRVEIPNGCFAVATVNMNVTFTKIVANEKKAYICFNGTDDIAVDLNTLSAGMLVSPTSVPVTEFYTTAANANAGINPISPNQTITTDGNLVTQTYFVRFENSDDCYTVRPLVVNLVHPVIVQSAFTVCDFNNDNSENVQLSQFSPAIIGNQNATTIFYQTSANAIAGTNPITNITLSGTQQIFVKITSYNCEQIYPVNLSLTSTPTVNPEVTLTLNTICDNNNDGSENYNLTQAQAQIYSGSNVSFTYYLNYNPATNVFSNQIANPAQFPVSAGNATVYVKVKFNNSECFSVSKLNIQITFLPPVVLNPAVLEKCDEEFNLNETFQLSDAVPQLFIASQNTYPLSSITITYYNTAAQANAGNSANQIGPAVTTTVSSVQVWARFQSQTTGCYSVAPIQLKTYFPPKAINSTITVCDENLDGNYEVNLLNFTNLMVDIPNPANSFSFYLTQQDAENGTNAIANPGNFTANPFPAQVWVKVQNIPGCDDIASVNFNFGNKLVLQNPGPFQIAVCDIGNNGTESIDLTQFQNQIYTGANVTFTYYPSLADLNNGTNAITSPSAFNYIQGAGSNIIYVKISVPGSCPNVVQINLSLKPTPVFDIPTLYFCPEGSLDYTVHIEGYTITSYVWTNPAGQIISTTDTITGITVLGNYTLTVTAQNGCTFTDTFEVKHFDVPVIEKLEFNGNTAAVYATGLQTILYSIDGVTWQAGNTFYNLPTGITTFYVKYVNSDCIVKQQGVVLDIKNAITPNGDGINDQWIVKDLQVFGNRMSTVKIYDRYQYQVFEQSSNTQFFWDGTIKGRAIPTSSYWYVITLPDGRTFTGWILVKNNN from the coding sequence ATGCTGAAATATTTACAAATTTTGTTCGTTTCTATAAGCGTATTTACATTTTCACAGGTTCCCGTGAATGTGAAGGTAAAAGATAACGCCGGAAATGAAAGTTTTAATGTTACCTGTAATAATAATCTGGACCCAAACGGATGTATTGCCTTAAGTGTTGAATATCCCGTACTCAGGCAGACAGCAAGTTATCAGGTCAGCCAGGAGCCATACAGTCCCGCGATTCCGATAAATCAGGGAACATCACTTAATGCAAACTATGATGACCTTTTTGCAGCAAAACTGGATCTGCCTTTTAAATTTTGCTTCTACAATCAATATTTTCAATCGCTGGTAATAGGATCCAACGGAATGGTGACATTTGACCTCGCTCAGCTTGGAAATATCAATTATCCAAATGTACAGTGGGCAAACCCAAGCCCAAATCTTCCTAAAAATTCTATTTTCGGAGTGTATCACGATATGGTATTTTCTGCAGGAGATGCATCGGAAATTTATTATTCTACGATCGGTACAGCACCTTACAGAAAATTTGTCATTAATTTTTTTGAGGGCCGCGTGTCCGGATGTACCGACAGATCTTCCTCACAAATTGTTTTGCACGAAACAACCAATATCATCGAAGTTTTTGTTGAAAAAAAGCCTACTCCTTGTCCTACAAGAAAATTCGAAAACGCTTTGATCGGCGTTCTCAACAGCGACGGAACACAAGGCGCATCTCCTGCAAACCGGAATACCGGCGTATGGCAGGCTCTCCAGGAAGGATGGAAATTCAGTCCGCTGGGAAATGTCATAGAACCTGAGGTTACATGGACAAATTCTGCAGGACAGAGTGTCGGTACAGGAGTTCAGACAACTGTTTGTCCTACTCAAAATGATACCTTTACAGCCAACGTAAAATTTAATATCTGCGGAAACAGTGATCTTATATTAACGGATGATTTTCCGGTAACGTTTGATCCTACTTATCCTATTGCAAAAAACTATACTCAGAATTTTTGTGGAAATACTTCTGTAAATCTTACGTTAAGCAGTTTTCAGGGGAATCTTACAACGCAGAATCCTGCAGGTTTTCAGTTTAGCTTTCATACCAGCCAGCAGGATGCGCAAAACAACGTGAATCCCCTGCCAAATAATTATACGCTTACAGCCAATACCGTTTTATATGTCAGAATTCAGAATCCGGCTGCGCCTTCCTGTTTCAGGATCGCGGTACTTACTTTAAATCTTATTTCTAAAAGTTTACTTAAAAATACGATTGAAATCTGTGATACCAATAATGATGGAATAGAGTCCAACTATGATGTTGCCTCATTTAATACAGAACTTTTTCCTCCCGGAACCACCGGAATTTCTTACTATTTGTCACAATCAGATGCCCAGAATAATACCAATGCCCTTGTTGCAGTAAATATTACAGCTGCTACAAATCTCTGGATAAGGCTGCAGGAAGCTAATTGCACGTATATTTTAGGACCTGTAAATTTTCAGCTCAGCCCGGGAGTAAACTTAAATAACCCTGTAAATTTTACCTATACGGTCTGTGATATCAATGCAGATAATCAGGAACCATTCAATTATTCAACGGTTATTGGTCCGCTTATTACCACCCAAACCGGCGTTGTATTTGAAGCATATAATACCTATAATGAAGCATTTACCGGAACCGGAACGGTTTTAAATACTATTAAAAGCGGGATTTATACTATTTTCATAAGGGTGGAAATTCCAAACGGATGTTTTGCAGTGGCCACCGTAAATATGAATGTAACTTTCACTAAAATTGTTGCTAATGAAAAGAAAGCTTACATCTGTTTTAACGGCACGGATGATATTGCAGTAGATCTCAATACACTTTCTGCTGGAATGCTGGTCTCTCCAACTTCGGTTCCCGTGACGGAATTTTATACCACAGCAGCAAATGCCAATGCCGGAATTAATCCTATCAGTCCCAACCAGACGATTACGACAGACGGAAACCTCGTAACACAGACTTATTTTGTTCGTTTCGAAAATTCTGATGATTGTTATACGGTGCGGCCGTTGGTGGTAAATCTTGTACATCCGGTAATTGTACAGTCTGCATTCACGGTGTGTGATTTCAATAATGATAATTCGGAAAATGTACAGCTTTCCCAGTTTTCTCCGGCAATTATCGGAAATCAGAATGCAACAACTATTTTTTATCAGACTTCTGCAAATGCCATAGCAGGAACAAATCCGATTACAAATATTACCCTGAGCGGAACCCAGCAGATTTTTGTAAAAATAACATCCTATAATTGTGAACAGATTTATCCGGTAAATCTAAGTCTGACTTCAACACCTACAGTAAACCCTGAAGTTACTTTAACACTTAATACGATTTGCGATAATAACAATGACGGCAGCGAAAACTACAATCTTACCCAGGCCCAGGCCCAGATTTATTCAGGGTCAAATGTAAGTTTTACGTATTACCTGAATTATAACCCTGCTACCAATGTATTCTCCAATCAGATTGCAAATCCTGCCCAGTTTCCTGTTTCTGCAGGAAATGCAACAGTGTATGTAAAAGTAAAATTCAATAACAGTGAATGTTTTTCTGTATCAAAACTCAATATTCAGATCACTTTTTTACCGCCGGTTGTTTTGAATCCTGCCGTTCTGGAAAAATGTGACGAAGAATTTAATCTGAATGAAACCTTCCAGCTCAGTGATGCGGTTCCTCAGTTATTTATAGCTTCACAGAATACCTATCCGTTGTCATCAATAACAATTACTTATTACAATACAGCAGCTCAGGCTAATGCAGGAAATTCAGCCAATCAGATCGGGCCGGCGGTTACAACAACTGTTTCTTCCGTTCAGGTGTGGGCAAGATTTCAGTCGCAGACTACCGGATGTTATTCAGTGGCTCCTATTCAGCTTAAAACCTATTTTCCGCCTAAAGCCATTAATTCAACGATAACAGTCTGTGATGAAAATTTAGATGGAAACTATGAAGTAAATCTGCTGAATTTTACGAACCTCATGGTTGATATTCCAAACCCTGCCAATTCATTCTCTTTTTATCTTACCCAGCAGGATGCGGAGAACGGAACGAATGCGATTGCCAATCCCGGAAATTTTACAGCGAATCCTTTCCCGGCTCAGGTGTGGGTAAAAGTTCAGAATATTCCTGGCTGTGACGATATTGCATCTGTTAATTTCAATTTTGGAAACAAACTTGTTTTACAGAATCCCGGACCTTTCCAGATTGCGGTCTGCGACATAGGAAATAACGGAACGGAAAGCATTGATCTCACCCAGTTCCAGAACCAGATCTATACAGGAGCAAATGTTACTTTCACGTATTATCCTTCTCTGGCTGATCTTAATAATGGGACGAATGCGATTACATCACCTTCAGCCTTTAATTACATTCAGGGTGCAGGTTCCAACATCATATATGTAAAAATAAGTGTTCCAGGCTCTTGTCCGAATGTTGTACAGATTAATCTTTCATTGAAACCAACTCCGGTGTTCGATATTCCTACTCTTTATTTCTGTCCGGAAGGTTCTTTGGATTATACAGTGCATATTGAAGGATATACCATCACCAGCTATGTGTGGACCAATCCGGCAGGACAGATTATCTCTACAACAGATACGATAACCGGGATTACTGTATTAGGAAACTATACGCTTACTGTTACAGCCCAAAACGGATGTACTTTCACCGATACATTTGAAGTCAAGCATTTTGATGTTCCCGTAATAGAAAAACTGGAGTTCAACGGAAATACGGCAGCTGTTTATGCCACAGGTCTGCAGACGATTCTTTATTCTATCGACGGAGTAACATGGCAGGCCGGAAATACGTTTTATAATTTACCAACGGGAATTACTACCTTCTATGTAAAATACGTAAACAGTGATTGTATTGTAAAACAGCAGGGCGTTGTTCTGGATATTAAAAATGCCATTACTCCGAACGGAGACGGTATCAATGATCAGTGGATTGTTAAAGACCTTCAGGTATTCGGAAACAGGATGTCAACGGTTAAAATTTACGACCGGTACCAGTATCAGGTTTTCGAGCAGAGTTCAAACACGCAGTTTTTCTGGGACGGAACCATTAAGGGACGTGCAATCCCTACTTCCAGTTATTGGTACGTCATTACCCTTCCGGACGGCAGAACCTTCACCGGTTGGATCCTTGTAAAGAATAATAATTAA
- a CDS encoding urocanate hydratase, giving the protein MTFQEHIQQGIPSQLPQPKPYETNINHAPKRKEILGEEEKKLALKNALRYFEPQFHAELLPEFREELEKYGRIYMYRFRPDYEMKARPISEYLGKSEQAKAIMLMIQNNLDYAVAQHPHELITYGGNGAVFSNWAQYLLTMKYLSEMTDEQTLVMYSGHPMGLFPSHKDAPRVVVTNGMMIPNYSKPDDWEKFNALGVTQYGQMTAGSYMYIGPQGIVHGTTITVLNAFRKINKQPKGGLFVTSGLGGMSGAQPKAGNIAGCVTVCAEVNPKITKIRHDQKWVNEIHENLDELVFRVRKAQENKETVSLAYLGNIVEVWEKFDQENIRIDIGSDQTSLHNPWAGGYYPAGQSFEESNKMMAENPELFKEKVQETLRRHAEAINKHTAKGTYFFDYGNAFLLEASRAGADVMAENPTLGREFKFPSYVQDIMGPMCFDYGFGPFRWVCTSGKPEDLQKTDDIACAVLEEIQQNSPEEIQQQMKDNIQWIKGAQENKLVVGSQARILYADAEGRMKIAEAFNKAIRNGEIGPVVLGRDHHDVSGTDSPYRETSNIYDGSRFTADMAIHNVIGDSFRGATWVSIHNGGGVGWGEVINGGFGMLLDGSDDADRRLKSMLFWDVNNGISRRSWARNEGAVFAIKRAMEAEPKLKVTLPNFVDESLF; this is encoded by the coding sequence ATGACTTTCCAGGAACACATACAGCAGGGCATCCCGAGCCAACTGCCACAGCCGAAACCTTACGAAACCAATATCAACCATGCTCCGAAACGGAAAGAGATTTTAGGGGAAGAAGAAAAAAAACTTGCCCTGAAGAATGCTTTGCGATACTTCGAGCCTCAGTTTCATGCAGAATTATTGCCTGAATTCAGGGAAGAGCTCGAAAAATACGGAAGAATCTATATGTATCGGTTCCGTCCGGATTATGAGATGAAGGCAAGGCCAATTTCAGAATATCTCGGTAAATCGGAGCAGGCAAAAGCAATCATGCTGATGATTCAGAACAATCTGGATTATGCAGTGGCGCAGCATCCGCACGAGCTCATTACCTATGGTGGAAACGGAGCGGTTTTCTCAAACTGGGCGCAGTATCTTTTAACGATGAAATACCTGTCCGAAATGACGGATGAGCAGACTCTGGTCATGTATTCCGGGCATCCGATGGGATTGTTTCCTTCGCATAAGGATGCACCGAGAGTGGTCGTAACCAACGGAATGATGATCCCGAATTATTCCAAACCGGACGATTGGGAAAAGTTTAATGCATTAGGCGTTACGCAGTACGGACAGATGACAGCGGGAAGTTATATGTACATCGGGCCGCAGGGAATTGTTCACGGAACAACGATCACGGTACTGAATGCATTCAGAAAAATTAATAAACAACCAAAAGGCGGACTGTTCGTAACCTCAGGATTGGGCGGAATGAGCGGTGCGCAGCCGAAAGCAGGAAATATCGCAGGCTGTGTTACAGTATGCGCGGAAGTAAATCCGAAGATCACCAAAATCCGCCACGATCAGAAATGGGTAAACGAAATTCATGAAAACCTGGATGAACTCGTTTTCAGAGTAAGAAAAGCGCAGGAAAACAAAGAAACCGTTTCCCTGGCTTACCTTGGAAATATTGTTGAGGTTTGGGAAAAATTTGATCAGGAAAATATAAGAATTGATATCGGTTCAGACCAGACGTCGCTTCACAATCCGTGGGCGGGAGGCTATTACCCTGCAGGGCAGAGCTTTGAAGAATCCAATAAGATGATGGCTGAAAATCCCGAATTATTCAAAGAAAAAGTACAGGAAACGTTGAGACGACACGCAGAAGCGATCAACAAACATACCGCCAAAGGAACCTATTTCTTCGACTATGGAAATGCTTTCTTACTGGAAGCTTCCAGAGCAGGAGCCGATGTAATGGCAGAAAATCCTACACTCGGAAGAGAATTTAAATTCCCTTCTTATGTTCAGGATATTATGGGACCGATGTGTTTCGATTACGGTTTCGGGCCGTTCCGTTGGGTTTGTACCAGCGGAAAACCGGAAGATCTTCAGAAAACGGATGATATTGCCTGCGCCGTTTTAGAGGAAATCCAGCAGAATTCTCCGGAGGAAATCCAGCAGCAGATGAAAGATAATATCCAGTGGATCAAAGGAGCACAGGAAAACAAACTGGTCGTGGGATCACAGGCCAGGATTCTGTATGCCGATGCGGAAGGAAGAATGAAGATTGCGGAAGCATTCAACAAAGCTATTCGCAATGGGGAGATCGGACCGGTAGTGTTAGGAAGGGATCACCATGATGTTTCGGGAACGGATTCGCCGTACCGCGAGACTTCCAATATTTATGACGGATCAAGATTTACCGCAGATATGGCGATTCACAATGTGATCGGCGATAGTTTCCGCGGGGCAACCTGGGTTTCTATTCACAATGGAGGCGGAGTAGGATGGGGCGAAGTGATCAACGGAGGTTTCGGAATGCTGCTTGACGGAAGCGATGATGCCGACCGAAGATTAAAATCCATGCTGTTCTGGGATGTTAATAACGGAATTTCCCGCAGAAGCTGGGCCAGAAATGAAGGAGCTGTTTTCGCCATCAAAAGAGCCATGGAAGCAGAACCAAAACTCAAAGTAACGCTCCCTAATTTTGTGGATGAAAGTTTATTCTAA